The region TCACTAATTCTGTAACTTATAAAAGTAAGAAAACATTAGATAAGTGGCTTAAATATGCTAAGTGCATGGTTAATGGATATTCTATTAGGAAGAGTGCTAAAGTTGTAGAAATTAACATAGCGACAAGTTTCTTTTGGAGACATAAAATTCTTGATTGTATAAGCACATTCTTAGTCAAGGGATACGTTGATGGTGTTATTGAAGCAGATGAAGTATTCTTTGATGAAAGTTTTAAGGGTACAAAAACCTTCTAATATGCCCAGACGCTCTCGTAAAAGAAGCAAACAAGTTAAGAAAAGAGGTATCTCAAAAGAACAAGTTTGCATTGCTACTGCTATTGATAGGCAAGGTAATTTAATTATGGAATTAGCATGTAAAGGTAGAATTACCTCCAAGGAATTAGAAAAATTATATGATGGACATATAAGCAATGAATCTATACTTTGTACTGATAGTCATAAAAGTTATATACAATTTGCAAATGATTTATCATTAGAACACAAACGTATAAAAAGAGATAAACATAAAGAAGGATTATATCATATTCAACATATTAATACTCTACATAGTAATTTAAAGAAATGGATGAATAGGTTTAATGGTGTTGAAACAAAATATATCAACAACTATATTAAGTGGTTTAAATGGCTTCAAATGTTTGATATAGATAAAGAAATAATAAAGGCTAAAAATTTTATAGTTCAAAGCAATGTAGCACATTCATATATCAAAGTAAAAGATTTAAAAAGCAGAAAACCAATATATGTATAATGGGTGGTGTGAAAAATGGGAATAATTCTGTCACTTCAAGGTTGTATGGCTGTTGGTAAAACGACTGCTGTGAATTATATCAGAAAAAATGTTCCATATATAAATGTAGACTATGAGTTGAATAGTAGTGTAATTGATGAAATTAAAAGGAGGAATTTAGATAAAAATAAATTCTCAGATTATATTGAAATTCAAAAATTATGGATAGATAAAGAAATAGTACGTTGGGAAAAATCTCAAAAATATGAATGTTCACTAATGGATTTTGGTGCTGAGGAAATCGAGTTTTATACACTAAATTATCCAAAATCAATGGGGTTTGATTGGGATGTAGTCACTGATTTGAAAAGTGAATTAAATAAATTACATCAATGTTTACCTAATCGTATATTATTCTTAGACGCAAGTAAAGATGTGCTAAGAACCCATAAAGAAAATGATACTACAAGAAATAGAAATTTCTTTGAACATCATTTAACACATCTTTTACCATTGAAAAAACAATGGTTTCAAGCTAAAGAAAATGTGGATTTTTTGAATGTTAGTACTTTAAATTCCGAAGAAGTTGCAATTGCAGTTAAAAAGTGGATTGATGATTACTTAAAACTGTTCAATGTCTAATATTATGGGCATAATCTGTAATTACAAAGAATTCTAAATGTATTTATACAAAAAATTATAGATGGACAATCCTAACTATAATTTTTTATCATATTTCAACATTATATTAAAACATAGCCTTAATTAAAAAGGCAGAGTGCCAATTTGGTGTACTCCGCCCTTTTCTTTCTTACTTGTCCAAAGTTTTGTTAATAATTTCATTGTACTTATTCAATACCGTATCAAGCATCTGACTGGCTGCTACTACATCTGGATTGACCAGATTGCCATTTTCATCAATTAATTTGTTTAAATTAACTCTAAGTTTTTCTATTTGTTCTTTTATTTCTTCAATTTCTGACATTTTTCGACCTCCTTCCATTTTAAATATATAGGAAGGAGTAATAATATAAAATATTAAAATAAATCCAACTGATAAGTATTTTATACTTAATGTAATTTTGTTGATATATGCCGAATTTCTGTCAGTGTAGTAATAGTAGGTCTGTTGTATTTAAATATAAATATTGTGAGCCGAAAAAGCAGATGATTTTTTGCATAAAAATAAAAAGCTTCCTGAATATACTTCATGGAAGCTTTTTATTTTAATATTTAAAATCCGTTCTAAAAGGGCTAGCCGGCAGGCCACTTTTATTATAAAGATTAACCTCATCATAATTTTTCCAGCCATATCTCACTTTCTTAGGATTTTTAATGTTTTTATTATAAACTATAACCTTATTTCCACCATCGATATAAGCTTTTGCATAAACAAACTTATTATCTTCGCCACTTATTTCAAAACCTTTAAGCTCATCTCCACCTTTTATTACAAGACTATCGTCCCTTGTAAAATCAAAATATATTATTATCCTGCCAGCTTCAATTTCCATACTCTTATAAATAGGAGAATATCCATTTATATTTTCTTTATAAATTCTATTTCTCACCATAAGAGCTAACCTTTCACCTATAGGTTTTTTATTCACAGGATGAATATTAAATTTTTCTCCACAATCTATAGTCACGATCATATCCGTGTTTTCAGTATTTCTCATAACAGATAATTGATTATCTCTTAGAATTGCCCAACTGTTTTTAGGCTTTTCTTCCTTATCATCATAATAATATGGTAATTGCACAAATACAAATTTTAACTTTGGATTTTTAAAATCCTCTCTCCAATTTTCTATTAAACAGTTAAATAATTTTTTATACAAAGTGCAGTTCTGTGTATCTTCTTCGCCTTGATACCATAAAACAGCTTTCACCTTATATGGAACCACTTTTCTAAACATAGTACTGTACAATCCTGAAGGACGCAAATATGACTTTTTACCAAATGGAGGTGGCCAAGGAGTATGTCCTACTGCCTTTTTCACTTCACTCATTGACTTGTGCGGATTATCTTTCTTGTACTTTTCTAATTTGCAATTGTATTTTTGAACAACCTTTAAATATTCACTATTTCTTTTATCTTCCTCTTCTTCCGTCATATCCTTTACTGCATCTAAATAATCATCTAAATAAGCCTTTTTAATACTCTCATCTCGTAAAAGATACCTTTCATCAATCCAACAGGAAGCTGAAGTTCCCCCTTTATTGCAGCTTATTATACCTATAGGTACATTTACATATTTATACAAGTTCTTTGCAAAATAGTGTGCTACTGCAGAAAAATTTTCTGAGCTTTCTGGAGAACATGTCTCCCACTTCCCCTCCTCAAAGTTAGGTATTCGCTTATTTTCATCTTCATATTCTATTTGAGGAACACTATAATAACGTATATTCTCTGAATATGAATGCTCTATTTCTTCTTTACCATACATAGAATCTTTAAGCTTATATTCCATATTAGACTGTCCCGCTGCAATAAATACATCACCAATTAATATATTTTTTAGAACCATTTCGTAACTTCCACAGATAACTTTCATATCAAATGGTCCTCCTGCATTAAGCACATCTAATATTATATTCCATTTTCCGTTTACACATATAGTTTCCTGCTTTTGTGAGCAAAATTCGACTTGTACCTTCTCACCATCTATTGCTGTTCCCCATATTGGAACTTTACTTTCTCTCTGGAGAACCATATTATCTGTAAACATAGAATTTAATTTGAACATCTTTTTCACAGTTTTCTCTCCTTTAAACTACTGATTTAAAAAATTATATACTGCTCCAATTAAGTTGGCATCATTTTCGAACCTGCATTTTTTTACATTTGGTTTCACTTTAGCAATTTTAACTTTTTTTAGTATCATATCTATATGTTTATTTATATTATCTATTAAGTCTTCCCTGGCACTTATCGCTCCACCTATTATGGTCATTTGTGGATCATACGCATATTGAATGTTGTATATGGCCTTTGCTAAATTATCATACATAACTTCAATTTCCCTTTTAGCTATTTCATCCCCATTTTCCTTGAGCTTAAATGCCATTTCACCATTAACCTCAATGTCTGGTATTTTTTTTGCTTTAGCAACTCTCTTTGCCATTTCCACTGTAGATGCCGCATTACTTAACGTAGTATAATCATCTGATACAATCATATATCCAAATTCTCCGCCATGAAGATTTGCTCCTTTATGAATCTTTTTATTCTTTACAACTGCTCCACCTATTCCAGATCCGCATATCATGAAAACCACATCATTTAAGCCCTCTGCAGCCCCCTTCCATACTTCCCCTAGTGCTGCACAGTTAGCATCATTCTCCATTGACACCTTAAATCCTAGAGTATCACTTATCTTTTTCTTTATATTAAATCCATGTATGCATGGAACTGCACTAAATCCGCCTATTATTCCAGTATCATTATTAACAGCTCCAGGGAGGCTCATTCCAACACCTCTAATATCGTATTTCTTCTGAAACATTACTTTAACATCATTTAACTTACTTATAAGAACTTCAACATCATCTTTGGGCGTCTTAAATTTTCCCTTTTCTAAAATCTCTCCATTTTCATTAACCATACCATATTTTATACTAGTTCCACCTACATCAAAACTCAATATGTCCATAATCACATTCACCTCTACAATAACTTAGTTAAAACCACCATTCTCAGTTAAACTTTTAAACCAATGTCCAGATTTCTTTATGGTTTTTCTTTGAGTAGCTAAATCAAGCTCTATAAAACCATATCTGTTTTTATAAGCATTGCTCCATGACCAGCAGTCAATAGGGGTCCATAAGTGATATCCAAAACATTTTGAACCTTTTTTTATACCTTTATTTAAAAATGCTAAATGCTCCTTTATAAAATCTATTCTATAGTCATCCTCAATAGTGCCATATCTATTTTTAAACTTTTCTTCTCCTTCAACACCCATTCCATTTTCTGAAACATACCATGGTATATTATTGTAATTATCCCTTATATTTATAGCTATATCATACATAGCCTCCGGGTATATCTCCCATCCCCTATATGGGTTAATTCGCCTATTGGGCATAATATAATTTTCAAAATATTTATCGGGTTTCCAACCGTTTTCTGCATAAGGTTCTTCCCTCTTTTTTATTCTTCTAGGCTGATAATAATTAATTCCTAAAAAATCTACAGTATTGTTTTTTATTATATCAATTTCATCATCTGAAGACTCCCAAATTACATTATCATTTTTTAGCATTTCTACAAGCTCTAATGGAAATTTTCCTTTTACAGCTGTATCCAAAAACATTCTATTATAAAACATATCTGCAAAATTTGCTGCTTTAACATCTTCCTTTTCCTCACTTCTAGCGTAAGATGGTGTCAAGTTTAAAATAGTTCCTATTTTCCCTCCATCTTTATTGTATCCACCTTCTTTAAAGGTTTTTATAGCTTTAGCAGAAGCAAGATTTAAATTATAAGCTACCTGAACGGCCTTTTTTCCATCAACTAATTTAGGGTAGTGAAACTGTTCTAAATATTGCCCCTCAACTACAACTATAGGTTCATTAAATGTGGTCCAATATTTAACCTTATGAGAAAATAACTCAAAACATTTATTTGCAAAACCATTAAACAATTCAACTACATGTTTAGATTCCCAGCCTCCATACTTTTCATAAAGTTCCACTGGAAGATCAAAATGATGTAAATTTATGATAGGCGTCATGCCTAATTTTATACATTCATCAATAACATCATTGTAAAATCTAATCCCATCTTCACAAGGTTCAAAGGTTTCAAAATCCTTGATAAGCCTTGTCCATTGTATAGAAGTTCTAAAGGAATTAAATCCTATACTTTTCATCATAGCTAAATCTTCCTTATAACTATTGTAAAAGTTAGATGCAACATTTGGACCTACTCTATTAAAAAACGCCTCAGGTTCTGTATCATACCAGTAATCAAATACACTTTTATGTTCTTTATTAAATCTACCTTCTGATTGAGGTCCCGATGTAGCCGCTCCCCACCAAAAGTTTTTAGGAAATTCGTATTTCAATTTATCGCCCTCCAACTTTTATAGTAAATTAACATTATTTATTTTCATATATTTTTATAAATCTTTCTGTAAGCTCTATAACCGTACTAGCAGACATAAAATGATCTTGAGCATGTATTAAAAGAATGGTTTTTTCAATAGTTTCACCATTTACTTCCCTATTTAAAAGACCTGTCTGTATTTCGTGAGCTTTGTGTAATTCCTCTTTAGATTCTTTATACTTTTCTCTAGCTTCTTTTATTTTTCCGCCTTCTGCAAGCATTATAGCTTGAAGTGCAATGGACTTTGCATTACCTGCTATATAAATAAGTTCCATTGCTTTTTCCGCATCCTTTTCATTCATACTAGTGGCCTCCTTATTATTTTGCTGTTTCTTTATTTTTCTGTTTCTTTAATTCCATCATATCTGCAATTTTAACAAATGGAAGATAAATTAATATAGCTATAACTAAATTTATTAGCTGAACAAGTGCACCTTTAAAAGTTCCTGTAAATAGTACTCCAGATATTAGTGGTGGAACTGTCCATGGAACATTGTTAGTTATAACAGGTATAAATCCTATCTTAGTGAAAAAAACTGCTATATAAAAGCAAAGTGGCTGAACCAATACAAAAGGAATAAAGTAAATAGGATTCAATATTATTGGAAGCCCAAATGTAATAGGTTCACTTATGTTAAATATCGCTGGTGCTAAAGCTATTTTACTTACTTGTTTATTTTGCTTTAATTTTGAGAATATTAAAAGTGCTAAAACCGGTGCTAAAGCAAATGTTCCTGCTGCAATAGTCGAAAAATTCATGAATAAAGTTGAGTACAAGTGATGTGCAGTTCCCATCATATTTTCTGTATCTGCAATTCCCCAAGTTACTCCAAATATAGGTCCCCATATTGAAGTTGGATGAATTCCAAACCATTGAAGTAATGGCCAAGTTATCTGGGAAACCAATGCAAAAGCTGCTGTTCCTGAAATAGCCATAGCCGGCTCCTGAAGTCCTTTTAATAGTAATTCAGGCATAGAAAGTCCGGATACTTTATTACTTATAGCCGTAAGTATTATATATAGTGATAAAGTTAATAGGCCTGGAACAAGTGATTCAAAACTTCTAGCAACCGCAGGAGGTACTGAATCAGGCATTTTTATTGATATATCTTTTTGAAGCAGTTTATTATATATATATACTGCTGTTCCTGCTATTAAAAGTCCTGCAAACATCCCCTGTGGTCCTAAAAAATTAGGATTTATAACACCACTTATAGGAATATTTTTCTTATTGATTATTGCAGTATAATTCCATGGTAAGCAAACAAAATATGCTGATATTGCATAAAGAACTGATACTATATGCTCTTTGTTTTTAGGAAAAAACTTTTTCGAAATAACATAAGAAAATACAACAACTATTAGTAATGCATTTATGGACATTGCACCTTGAACGAAAAATGAAAACAATGATTGTACATATTTTAAATTATTCATAAAATCTGAGCTCTGCCAGGCTGACTGGCTTCCAAATATTACTTTTCCCAGATTCAAACCAGAACTGCCAAATATAATTCCATTAGGATCTAAGAATACACTGTTAATCATAGTGGCAAAACCTGCTATCATAATAACTGATGAAACAAGGACAAAAGAATCTCTTAGTGCTAAAAGTAATTTATTCCCCGCTACTTTTCCTACTATCATTGTGAACTTTTGCTGAAACGTATTAAATCTCTTATTGTTCTCCATTTCTTTTTCTCCTTCCTAATTAAAAATTATTTTAATTAGCTTTTATAATTCTCTCTCAAGTTTATCAATTATTTTGTTTCCATCCATAGAACCAAATTCAGCCATAGTAAGTAATATTACTTTTTTGTCTGGATATTTATCCTTAACCTGATCATATGCCCATGAAATTTGAGGGCCTATCATTATAACGTCTACATCATCTTCGACCTCATCTATCATTGCAAAATCAAAAGCCTCAATTACATTGCCTGTTATTCCTTTCTCTGCATAAGCTTTCTGCATTTTTTTAGCTAATAAACTTGTTGAAAAACCCCCACTACAAAACAACGAAATTTTC is a window of Clostridium pasteurianum DNA encoding:
- a CDS encoding glycoside hydrolase family 1 protein; the encoded protein is MKYEFPKNFWWGAATSGPQSEGRFNKEHKSVFDYWYDTEPEAFFNRVGPNVASNFYNSYKEDLAMMKSIGFNSFRTSIQWTRLIKDFETFEPCEDGIRFYNDVIDECIKLGMTPIINLHHFDLPVELYEKYGGWESKHVVELFNGFANKCFELFSHKVKYWTTFNEPIVVVEGQYLEQFHYPKLVDGKKAVQVAYNLNLASAKAIKTFKEGGYNKDGGKIGTILNLTPSYARSEEKEDVKAANFADMFYNRMFLDTAVKGKFPLELVEMLKNDNVIWESSDDEIDIIKNNTVDFLGINYYQPRRIKKREEPYAENGWKPDKYFENYIMPNRRINPYRGWEIYPEAMYDIAINIRDNYNNIPWYVSENGMGVEGEEKFKNRYGTIEDDYRIDFIKEHLAFLNKGIKKGSKCFGYHLWTPIDCWSWSNAYKNRYGFIELDLATQRKTIKKSGHWFKSLTENGGFN
- a CDS encoding IS1595 family transposase (programmed frameshift); this encodes MTNVKSILNDIEKLPLHQKEQILSTLEEILVLGSQVSQVEQEVKEFRFSKGKVCPICSSEAISGNGKYNGKQRYICKSCKKSFTDFTNSVTYKSKKTLDKWLKYAKCMVNGYSIRKSAKVVEINIATSFFWRHKILDCISTFLVKGYVDGVIEADEVFFDESFKGTKPSNMPRRSRKRSKQVKKRGISKEQVCIATAIDRQGNLIMELACKGRITSKELEKLYDGHISNESILCTDSHKSYIQFANDLSLEHKRIKRDKHKEGLYHIQHINTLHSNLKKWMNRFNGVETKYINNYIKWFKWLQMFDIDKEIIKAKNFIVQSNVAHSYIKVKDLKSRKPIYV
- a CDS encoding aspartyl-phosphate phosphatase Spo0E family protein; this translates as MSEIEEIKEQIEKLRVNLNKLIDENGNLVNPDVVAASQMLDTVLNKYNEIINKTLDK
- a CDS encoding transcription antiterminator, with the translated sequence MKISLFCSGGFSTSLLAKKMQKAYAEKGITGNVIEAFDFAMIDEVEDDVDVIMIGPQISWAYDQVKDKYPDKKVILLTMAEFGSMDGNKIIDKLEREL
- a CDS encoding PTS lactose/cellobiose transporter subunit IIA; the encoded protein is MNEKDAEKAMELIYIAGNAKSIALQAIMLAEGGKIKEAREKYKESKEELHKAHEIQTGLLNREVNGETIEKTILLIHAQDHFMSASTVIELTERFIKIYENK
- a CDS encoding ROK family protein — encoded protein: MDILSFDVGGTSIKYGMVNENGEILEKGKFKTPKDDVEVLISKLNDVKVMFQKKYDIRGVGMSLPGAVNNDTGIIGGFSAVPCIHGFNIKKKISDTLGFKVSMENDANCAALGEVWKGAAEGLNDVVFMICGSGIGGAVVKNKKIHKGANLHGGEFGYMIVSDDYTTLSNAASTVEMAKRVAKAKKIPDIEVNGEMAFKLKENGDEIAKREIEVMYDNLAKAIYNIQYAYDPQMTIIGGAISAREDLIDNINKHIDMILKKVKIAKVKPNVKKCRFENDANLIGAVYNFLNQ
- a CDS encoding PTS sugar transporter subunit IIC; this translates as MENNKRFNTFQQKFTMIVGKVAGNKLLLALRDSFVLVSSVIMIAGFATMINSVFLDPNGIIFGSSGLNLGKVIFGSQSAWQSSDFMNNLKYVQSLFSFFVQGAMSINALLIVVVFSYVISKKFFPKNKEHIVSVLYAISAYFVCLPWNYTAIINKKNIPISGVINPNFLGPQGMFAGLLIAGTAVYIYNKLLQKDISIKMPDSVPPAVARSFESLVPGLLTLSLYIILTAISNKVSGLSMPELLLKGLQEPAMAISGTAAFALVSQITWPLLQWFGIHPTSIWGPIFGVTWGIADTENMMGTAHHLYSTLFMNFSTIAAGTFALAPVLALLIFSKLKQNKQVSKIALAPAIFNISEPITFGLPIILNPIYFIPFVLVQPLCFYIAVFFTKIGFIPVITNNVPWTVPPLISGVLFTGTFKGALVQLINLVIAILIYLPFVKIADMMELKKQKNKETAK
- a CDS encoding sialate O-acetylesterase, translating into MFKLNSMFTDNMVLQRESKVPIWGTAIDGEKVQVEFCSQKQETICVNGKWNIILDVLNAGGPFDMKVICGSYEMVLKNILIGDVFIAAGQSNMEYKLKDSMYGKEEIEHSYSENIRYYSVPQIEYEDENKRIPNFEEGKWETCSPESSENFSAVAHYFAKNLYKYVNVPIGIISCNKGGTSASCWIDERYLLRDESIKKAYLDDYLDAVKDMTEEEEDKRNSEYLKVVQKYNCKLEKYKKDNPHKSMSEVKKAVGHTPWPPPFGKKSYLRPSGLYSTMFRKVVPYKVKAVLWYQGEEDTQNCTLYKKLFNCLIENWREDFKNPKLKFVFVQLPYYYDDKEEKPKNSWAILRDNQLSVMRNTENTDMIVTIDCGEKFNIHPVNKKPIGERLALMVRNRIYKENINGYSPIYKSMEIEAGRIIIYFDFTRDDSLVIKGGDELKGFEISGEDNKFVYAKAYIDGGNKVIVYNKNIKNPKKVRYGWKNYDEVNLYNKSGLPASPFRTDFKY